A genomic stretch from Tenrec ecaudatus isolate mTenEca1 chromosome X, mTenEca1.hap1, whole genome shotgun sequence includes:
- the LOC142433151 gene encoding melanoma antigen preferentially expressed in tumors-like, with product MNSMTPPRLLDISIQSVLQNEASAIDALAWLPIDLFRPLFTAAFKGGHRETVKVMVFSWPFTYLRLGMLMEDCESLYDMLEAALDGLEMLLAHTVRPKRCKLKQLDLRPNSGTKIWNTWLATQSNGSPTSSEEPAAIQPSTQTPKEGRSRAQEKHPLLPPVNVLIDLCFQEEITDEFLTLLSKIIQQGKALPPLYCRKVEFVGDVPKFSIIGKILEMVRLDSVWDVEVGGPWDLHDLNWFAPYLARMVHLHTISFSGIALDCLGLCRQERVEKLLAKCTSHFLHLHEVEYLILEGVFLHRRLHQLLKCLPNPLKYLTINDCMLVDSDLTYLSCCPCISNLKSLDLSGVFGKDIHFGFLIGLLRRLSATLANLALDSCGIKDSELMALKPALGHCTQLKSLALCGNPVSKDVLVALMHHTVPRCQFAFVELPVPPHCYVGPNNILHEDTFQGVIHDLTLTLPMSRPHSIRLLSSHSRNGSDAIVIDFKP from the coding sequence ATGAACAGCATGACCCCTCCAAGACTCCTGGACATTTCCATCCAGAGTgtgttgcagaatgaggcctcagccattgaTGCTCTGGCGTGGCTGCCCATAGATCTCTTCCGTCCCTTGTTCACGGCAGCCTTTAAAGGTGGACACAGAGAGACAGTGAAGGTCATGGTGTTTTCCTGGCCCTTCACCTATCTCCGTCTGGGGATGCTGATGGAGGATTGCGAGTCTCTCTATGACATGTTAGAGGCAGCACTCGATGGTCTTGAGATGCTGCTTGCCCACACGGTTCGACCCAAGAGATGCAAACTGAAGCAGCTGGATTTACGGCCGAACAGTGGCACCAAGATTTGGAATACGTGGCTTGCAACCCAATCCAATGGCTCTCCGACCTCATCAGAGGAGCCTGCGGCCATCCAACCCAGTACTCAGACTCCCAAAGAGGGCAGATCCAGGGCACAGGAGAAGCATCCGCTCCTGCCCCCTGTGAACGTGCTCATTGACCTGTGCTTTCAGGAAGAAATCACAGATGAATTCCTCACCCTCCTCAGTAAAATCATCCAGCAGGGAAAGGCTCTGCCTCCCCTGTACTGCAGAAAGGTGGAGTTTGTTGGGGATGTGCCCAAATTTTCCATTATTGGGAAGATCCTGGAAATGGTACGACTGGACTCTGTCTGGGATGTGGAAGTGGGTGGCCCCTGGGACCTGCATGACCTCAACTGGTTTGCTCCGTACCTGGCCCGGATGGTTCACCTGCACACAATCTCATTCTCTGGAATAGCCCTGGATTGCTTGGGGTTATGCAGGCAGGAAAGGGTGGAGAAGCTCCTTGCTAAATGCACCTCTCACTTCCTCCATCTACATGAGGTTGAGTACCTCATCCTGGAAGGTGTCTTCCTCCATCGCCgcctccaccagctgctcaaatGCTTGCCGAACCCCCTGAAGTACCTCACCATCAATGACTGCATGCTGGTGGACTCTGACTTGACATACCTCTCCTGCTGTCCCTGTATCAGCAACCTGAAATCACTGGATTTGAGTGGTGTCTTCGGTAAAGACATACATTTTGGCTTCCTCATAGGCCTACTACGGAGGTTGTCAGCCACCTTGGCCAACTTGGCCTTAGATTCTTGTGGCATCAAGGACTCTGAGCTCATGGCCTTGAAGCCTGCTCTTGGACACTGCACCCAGCTCAAGTCTTTGGCGTTGTGTGGCAACCCGGTTTCCAAGGATGTCCTGGTGGCCCTGATGCATCACACCGTGCCACGGTGCCAGTTTGCCTTTGTGGAGCTTCCTGTCCCTCCCCATTGCTATGTGGGACCCAACAATATTCTGCATGAAGACACTTTTCAAGGGGTTATTCACGACCTGACCCTGACACTGCCGATGAGCAGGCCCCACTCCATACGTTTGCTTTCCTCTCATAGTCGGAATGGGTCTGATGCAATCGTCATTGATTTCAAGCCGTGA
- the LOC142434864 gene encoding histone H3.3 type 2-like has protein sequence MARTKQMVCKSSGGKSPHRAVRKRAPSEGSGVKKPRRYQPGPVALREIRSFQKSTELLIRKLPFQRLVKEIAQDLKMGLRFQSAAIGALQEASEAYLVGLFEDTNLCAIHAKRVTIMAKDMQLARRIRGGPS, from the coding sequence ATGGCCCGAACCAAACAGATGGTGTGCAAGTCTTCTGGGGGGAAGTCTCCCCACAGGGCGGTCCGCAAGCGCGCCCCCTCCGAGGGCAGCGGGGTAAAGAAGCCTCGCCGGTACCAGCCTGGCCCGGTGGCACTGCGCGAGATCCGCAGCTTCCAGAAGTCCACCGAGCTGCTCATCAGAAAGCTGCCCTTCCAGAGGCTGGTGAAGGAGATCGCTCAAGACCTGAAGATGGGCTTGAGGTTCCAGAGCGCGGCCATCGGCGCCCTGCAGGAGGCCAGCGAAGCCTACCTGGTGGGCTTGTTTGAAGACACCAATCTGTGCGCCATCCACGCCAAGAGAGTCACCATTATGGCCAAAGACATGCAGTTGGCTCGCCGCATACGGGGCGGGCCTTCTTAA